The following nucleotide sequence is from Oryzias melastigma strain HK-1 linkage group LG3, ASM292280v2, whole genome shotgun sequence.
ttttattgttaagaaagtttatctcaagacaatgttaaaaaataaagtatttctgaggaaaactattaattttgtcattcttgttttcataattaatgtagaactactaaattccacgaaccacacattttttttccttaaaaaaaggaacacatattaatttgcaattaattgcgagttaactctggacaaatgcaataaaaaattttaatcgcctgacagctcttatatagatatatatatatatatatatatatatatataaataaaagagagGATTATcaggaagatgttaaaaaaggtatcagaggcAGAATGTTTGTTCTGACCAATAGAGCGATTGcataacagctgtttatttctctatataaATCTTTGTCTGCTTTGATAAACCTTTCCTGATGAATAAAGGAAGCTGGAGAAAGATTCAAGAAGTAGCAGGGGCTagaaacacaaaccaaacagGTTCTTTTAGGTTTATCGTCATTTCTGTGAGGTGCAGATATTAGTCAAAAGGGGCAGGGCCTGTCCACACACATACTCAAATAATACAGACATGCCTGTTGGCTCCAGATATGTTGTTACACAAACAcgtcaacacaaaaacaatacaaCTACAGTTCACACATACATAACTAAGCAGAAAAAACTTACATATAAAACATGCATCATTctgtgagctgacacctgtgctcaggcgATTGTGTTCTACTGAGGTGGATGATGGAATATAAAAGAGGGGGAAAGCCTGGTCCCCCTCACAACGAGATCCCCATCTAACCAGTAGTGGCAGCCAGGGCCCCCAACGCCTGGACGGGATAAGAAGTTGGCGAAATCCGCCCGCCAAGCAATCATGTCAGTAATCCAGACCAGGGCCAGCAAGACGGACACAGGGGCCCTAAACACCAGAGGGGCCAGGAACATAAAGGATGCGAGATCCAGCCAGGCCATAGGGTCTTGTAGAGAGCAAGGCAGTAGAAATCCACCCCACCAAGGAAAAGAACGCCGAAGAGAAGTGGGGATCCCTTAAAAACCCTTCTGCTATCATTGGGGTCAAGATGActccacccttacattgatgcgtgattcctcccatgacaatgtggacaaaggtggacaagactttgtgtctgtcattggacaccagtaaagattgacaatcattaaaataaataaataaaagaaattcagcgcactgtcttgtggggtccagatgaccccacttttaatgtaaacaaaccaaggagagcggaagggttacgaaTGTTCCAAGCATGGCCCGACTAGGGACACCCACTGGAACTCTGGAGAGGCTTAGCACTCGAGGGCAAGGACCACAATCTGCACCACAGTGACACAgacacccccaggctcagaTTAAATGTGATCCCTGGCTCATGGTCTCATCAGAGAGCTCAGGAACCCCTCTCCCTGTAGGCAGGGAGGGCTGGCCCCAGGAGGCAAGAACCCAAGGAACACAACCACGACTGCTGAAGACCTGGTTCCCCCAGAGATCCCATCTTCCTTATGTGAGGTATGTGGGTGTGTTGGGGTTTATTTTCTTGTGGAGTAGAGGGGCATGTGAAATAAAGGGTGCATTTAAAATGGGTGGGTACTGGGAGGACATGTCCTgcttgctggcagtgatgtccaagcactcACCATGACTCCTACATGTCAACGGTGTGgagttgctttgtttttaacaactgtTGTTCCTGTCTTTAAtaattttctgatgaaaatataCTTACGCCACAACAGCTCCCGTCGGTCTGTCACCGATCTCACATTTGGAACTGGTTTGGAGAAGTCTTCTGTTTTCAGACATCCGCCTCTGTAATGGTAGATGGTTGCTCCATCATGTTTCTGGTTTGGTAAAGCAGCTATGACAAAGCTATACTTCTTGCTGCTCTTCAGGTTTTTGAAAGTAGAGTTGAACTCTTTGGCTTTCTGTCTCATATCAGTGAAGATTTGTTCATTGAAGAACCAGAGATCTTTTGAGGGTGGAGTCACACTGgtagacttttttgtttcatgacAGCTCAGATGTTTGTCCATCTGCTTCAAGTATGGATCTTCAGTTTCCAGAGAGGTGAAGACAAAGCAGAGAGAATCTTCTACACCTGGAGCAAAAACCTCTCTGTCCAACTCTGATTTATCTGAGACGATCTTGATTCCCTCCATGATGTTCACACAGGAAGTCAGGACGTTGATTTCTCTCTGCACATTATCAAGCCACTTGTACAAGTTCTTCTGACTGAATGGAGACTTCTCCAAATCTTCAAAGACTTTATGCACTGATCCTTCATCTTCTTTTCCTTCACGAATGGCTGTAATCTTCTCCTCCATGGTGcgtttgagtgtttttgtgtaatcttcacagagatTTAGAAAATTTCTCAACTTTCTCTGCATTGGTGGGAATTTTGTCACCACATTCTCATCCAGAGCATCATTGCATCTCATTTCTATCTCCCTCATGTCATCAAGAGCATTCTCTGCTTTCCTCACTAAACTGACAGAAATGTCTGCCTTCAGTTCTTCATTGGATTTATCCAGGTTCTTCAGAGGAGTCAGCCAGACTTTAACAGGAACcgtgttctctgcattttttcCGAGAAGTGTTGGAAGCCTCTCGTAGGTCTTCACTGCATCTTCAAATGTTGTAGGGTTGCTTTTAAGAATGAAGTCACCGTAGAATTTACAGGAGAATTTATTGGTCACGTCTTTCTCCTCCTCACTCAGCTTGATGTCGACTTTTCCATCTATGGTAGCGTTTGGGATCTTCTTGATGAGAGCTTGCATGCTTCCATCAATCTTTTGCACATCGCTGGAATCCATCTTCTTACTGTCGAACACAAAGAAAGCGTTTGCACCGTAAAGGATGCCGGTGACCACATGTGTTGCTCGGCTGTTCTTGATGGCATCTTGGATCTGCGTGTTTGGAGCGGCAAGTTGAGTCACATTCAGACGTTCATACGCTGTTGTGGCTTTGTACTGTAGAGTTACTCTGCTCTGATTCTTGAACTTCTTGTTATCATTCAGGTAGCTGGCTGATCCTCCGACTTCAATCAATCCTCCCATGAAACTGGCACTGAGAGACGCACTAAGATCCAGCAGAGATGACTTGGACTGAATGGAGTCGGATGCAGTGATTTCATACGTGCTGCTCTTCTGAGACTGCCTCACTTTGTTGCTTTGAATTTTGTCTCCATCCCACAGtgtaaaatctaaaagaaaaataaaagaaagatttatATTATTTGAGAATTGCTATTTTAAGGTATTCTCTTTCAGGTGTCCAGAACAATAAAACACTTGTGTGAGGTGTGGCACTATGTTTGTACATTCCTCTTTAACTTATGTTATTTCTCTTTCTTCTGTATCATGATTACAGTAAGTGTATGTTTTCAATCTACACAGCTGCTTCTGTTAGTCATCAGtatattttaggatttattcAGATTGGACAATGATTTGATCCGGATCGAGTCCcaaaccttgtgtttggtctgtattcagactgctgtcagACTATCCTTTTACAgaacaaagcttaaaaaaaagactaaagatctcttcagtcattggccagttGTTACTGGGGTGCGTCcaaacacaagaagaaaatGGAGTTTCTGCACTTTGCAAATCGCtgtcaaacttttaatttcacCAATCGATTAGaacatctgtatcaacgtcaggtacaacattttttattgctgcTTTGGTACGATGGAGGTATGCTGGAAGGACTTTACTGAGGGCTCTACAGCTGAGAAGGtacactgataagtgtttatgacatataggtTGTTGGGAAATTAGTGTATGAAGCAATTtatatcatgttaaaagttgttttatgaGCCTGAATTTATCTggccacattttttaaattaactttactttacatttttcctttgtaAACAACACATGAACAAACATTGGGTCAGGGGCCCATTTCAAGAAGAAGGTTAAATAAATTTAGAGTtgaaacctgaacttagagtccaCGGACTTAAAATTCTCTAACTTAGAGTTTTGGGTTTCAGgacagctgaaaagagttgattcaatgaacttgaagttgttggaaccagaatcaggtgcgaGTGTCgtgaccattaaaagccctgatcagtGGGGTAAAGACaccacgattcaccatggcaacgggagcaaaCATCTGAGTTTCGTACTTCACGGTGTGGTGGAATTTTCCGTCACTTCATATTAAACTGTTTAGATCTATATTAATCTGTGCCTTGCCTTTGGGAAACACGCTGCTAGACTAAATACAATGACCCcttcaggagctgcagctgtttCACTATTTGCCTGAGCTGGGAACGAAACCATAACCCAAACAAACAGAAGACAGGTCTAAATGTGTGAACCTAGCCTTGTCTCGGGGACTCACACAGATGACTCCCACCCTGGCAGCGCGTCTCGGATGTTCTGCTTTGTGTGACACTTTTTATCTTTCTGACACCCGAGCTAACATTTCTTATAATTTGTGCGGCACGGTAGATGATTTGACACGCCTTCCCGGGGTTTGAACTTTAACAATTTctgttgttaagggtttaaaatgaaGTAAAGAAAACTCTGTATTATTAATAgcaagtccctggaaaaactcactatttataacatcgctcaaataaaaatggataGGTAAGATTTATCAAGATGAGGAGGTGAAAAACAGTGGTTATAACATATGGGTATACAGAAG
It contains:
- the LOC112161210 gene encoding neoverrucotoxin subunit alpha, which codes for MSSDQIQAALGRPFALGMLYDARKEKLITDFTLWDGDKIQSNKVRQSQKSSTYEITASDSIQSKSSLLDLSASLSASFMGGLIEVGGSASYLNDNKKFKNQSRVTLQYKATTAYERLNVTQLAAPNTQIQDAIKNSRATHVVTGILYGANAFFVFDSKKMDSSDVQKIDGSMQALIKKIPNATIDGKVDIKLSEEEKDVTNKFSCKFYGDFILKSNPTTFEDAVKTYERLPTLLGKNAENTVPVKVWLTPLKNLDKSNEELKADISVSLVRKAENALDDMREIEMRCNDALDENVVTKFPPMQRKLRNFLNLCEDYTKTLKRTMEEKITAIREGKEDEGSVHKVFEDLEKSPFSQKNLYKWLDNVQREINVLTSCVNIMEGIKIVSDKSELDREVFAPGVEDSLCFVFTSLETEDPYLKQMDKHLSCHETKKSTSVTPPSKDLWFFNEQIFTDMRQKAKEFNSTFKNLKSSKKYSFVIAALPNQKHDGATIYHYRGGCLKTEDFSKPVPNVRSVTDRRELLWHFCNLSLDENTAYNYIKIDNRTAVRCGHMSYPDHPDRFDVAPQILCKEELSGRHYWEVEWNTSLESHAGVAVACKRIPRKGKDDRNEFGWNDMSWYFGKDRHKLVCVHNSHRPVLRDFTKEAKIGVFLDVPGQTLSFYDVFGNNLSLLHVFKDTFPPPLLAGMWIDNFYLKLSTIDNE